The proteins below are encoded in one region of Haladaptatus sp. R4:
- the lysS gene encoding lysine--tRNA ligase — MSAGTAPMDERDESASENHHAFWADEVADRIEARDPDDPIVIKGGISPSGVPHLGNVNEIMRGYFVAEVLRDRGHEVRQVFTADDRDPLRKLPRKLADLDGNIVELGDVNAGALGRNLGKPYTDIPDPFDCCDSYGEHFSNLIQQSADLLGVPIDVVSNTEMYKSGELEDVTRELLENSEKAREVLAEYQDKVDGEYIPFNPICEECGKVTETVTDFDVDAGTVEYVCTDLKAGDNVIDGCGHEGTATLREGKLPWRFEWPAQWKTLGVDFEPFGKDHAEGSWPSGEDIARNVMEFEPPVPMTYEWFTLNGKPFSSSEGNIVLVAEVLELLEPEVLRYFFTKDPSKARDFDIDRLDLLVDEFDRFERIYFGEEDADERERTLAERVYPMVVDEPQQERIRIPYTFAAILGMTDDPELREEIARREGHISDDAPDWAVEDALGRVERAQAWARRTGNEYDYDLKRTEMPDVDIDAETDAALAELADFIEEGHDGEEVQGEIYETAKRHDIDIGDFFSTGYGLFFGEEQGPKLGPFLSNLDEEFVLCRLRREG, encoded by the coding sequence ATGAGCGCGGGAACGGCACCGATGGATGAGCGGGACGAATCGGCGTCGGAAAACCACCACGCATTCTGGGCCGACGAAGTCGCCGACCGAATCGAGGCGCGGGACCCCGACGACCCCATCGTCATCAAGGGCGGAATATCGCCGTCCGGCGTTCCGCACCTCGGCAACGTCAACGAAATCATGCGCGGCTACTTCGTCGCCGAAGTCCTCCGCGACAGGGGACACGAGGTTCGACAGGTCTTCACCGCGGACGACCGCGACCCGCTTCGAAAGCTCCCCCGAAAACTGGCCGACTTGGACGGCAACATCGTGGAACTGGGCGATGTGAACGCGGGGGCGCTCGGACGGAACCTCGGCAAACCGTACACCGACATCCCGGACCCGTTCGACTGCTGTGACTCCTACGGGGAGCACTTCTCGAACCTCATCCAACAGAGCGCGGACCTGCTGGGCGTTCCCATCGACGTGGTGTCGAACACCGAGATGTACAAATCCGGCGAACTGGAGGACGTGACCCGCGAACTTCTCGAAAATTCGGAGAAAGCCCGCGAGGTGCTCGCGGAGTACCAGGACAAGGTGGACGGCGAATACATCCCGTTCAACCCCATCTGCGAGGAGTGCGGAAAGGTGACCGAGACGGTCACCGACTTCGACGTCGATGCGGGAACCGTCGAATACGTCTGCACGGACCTGAAGGCGGGCGACAACGTCATCGACGGCTGTGGTCACGAAGGGACGGCGACCCTCCGCGAGGGGAAACTCCCGTGGCGCTTCGAGTGGCCCGCCCAGTGGAAGACGCTCGGCGTGGACTTCGAACCGTTCGGCAAGGACCACGCGGAAGGGTCGTGGCCGAGCGGTGAGGACATCGCCCGGAACGTGATGGAGTTCGAACCGCCGGTGCCGATGACCTACGAGTGGTTCACGCTCAACGGCAAGCCGTTTTCCTCTTCCGAGGGGAACATCGTGCTCGTCGCGGAAGTGCTGGAACTGCTCGAACCGGAAGTGTTGCGCTACTTCTTCACCAAGGACCCGAGCAAGGCGCGGGACTTCGACATCGACCGTCTCGACCTGCTCGTGGACGAGTTCGACCGCTTCGAACGGATCTACTTCGGCGAGGAGGATGCCGACGAACGCGAGCGGACGCTCGCCGAACGGGTGTACCCGATGGTCGTCGACGAACCGCAGCAGGAACGGATTCGGATTCCGTACACCTTCGCCGCCATCCTGGGTATGACGGACGACCCCGAACTCCGCGAGGAAATCGCGCGGCGTGAAGGGCACATCTCCGACGACGCGCCGGACTGGGCGGTCGAAGATGCGCTCGGACGCGTCGAACGCGCACAGGCGTGGGCGCGACGCACGGGGAACGAGTACGATTACGACCTGAAGCGGACCGAGATGCCGGACGTGGATATCGACGCCGAGACGGACGCCGCGCTCGCTGAACTCGCCGACTTCATCGAGGAGGGCCACGACGGCGAGGAAGTGCAGGGCGAAATCTACGAAACGGCGAAACGCCACGATATCGACATCGGCGATTTCTTCAGCACCGGCTACGGGTTGTTCTTCGGCGAGGAGCAGGGACCGAAACTCGGCCCGTTCCTCTCGAACTTGGACGAGGAGTTCGTTCTCTGCCGTTTGCGGCGGGA
- the pyrH gene encoding UMP kinase: MKVVVSIGGSVLAPDLESQRVRGHAEVIESLATEGCEIGAVVGGGGVARDYIGTARNLGANEIELDDIGIDVTRLNARLLIAALGERAAPSPAETYEEAGTAMHRGDIAVMGGVMPGQTTDAVSAALAEYTNADLLVYATSVNGVYSDDPNEVEDATKYDELSASELVDIVTDLEMTAGSSAPVDFVAAKLIGRSGVRTIVLDGTEPQRIADAVLDGKHTGTDIIPEGADDEMTYWVQE, translated from the coding sequence ATGAAGGTGGTCGTTTCTATCGGCGGTAGTGTGCTCGCTCCTGATCTGGAATCCCAGCGAGTGCGCGGACACGCCGAAGTCATCGAATCGCTCGCAACGGAGGGATGTGAAATCGGTGCGGTCGTCGGCGGCGGCGGTGTCGCCCGCGACTACATCGGTACCGCACGCAACCTCGGCGCGAACGAAATCGAATTGGACGATATCGGTATCGACGTGACGCGGTTGAACGCCCGACTGCTCATCGCGGCACTCGGCGAACGCGCCGCCCCGAGCCCGGCGGAAACGTACGAAGAAGCGGGAACCGCGATGCACCGCGGTGACATCGCCGTCATGGGTGGCGTGATGCCCGGCCAGACGACGGACGCCGTGAGCGCGGCACTGGCCGAGTACACCAACGCCGACCTGCTCGTTTATGCGACGAGCGTGAACGGTGTGTACAGCGATGATCCCAACGAAGTGGAAGACGCGACGAAGTACGACGAACTCTCGGCGAGCGAACTCGTGGACATCGTCACCGACCTCGAAATGACCGCGGGTAGCTCCGCACCAGTGGACTTCGTGGCCGCGAAACTCATCGGACGCTCGGGCGTCAGAACCATCGTCCTCGACGGAACGGAACCGCAACGCATCGCGGACGCCGTCCTCGACGGGAAGCACACTGGAACCGACATCATTCCCGAGGGCGCGGACGACGAGATGACCTACTGGGTACAAGAATGA